From the genome of Nicotiana sylvestris chromosome 2, ASM39365v2, whole genome shotgun sequence, one region includes:
- the LOC104232012 gene encoding receptor-like protein kinase yields MLMLTSCNLLFALAVFLLLHHHTSLAKFPSISTDEAALLALKSHISVDPNNILATNWSSSSPVCSWIGITCNSRHHRIAALDISSMQFHGTIPPHLGNLSFLTSLIISNNNFHGEFPEELAHLQRLKMFRCSKNNFTGAIPSFLSLLSNLRFVYLFGNQFFGGIPSSRSNLTQLKELSMSGNYLEGEIPRELGDICYMTILDLQDNKLRGPIPPSIFNITTMQTIALSKNNLTGKFPTTICDHLPNLEGLYISENILDGIIPPNLEKCIKLQILSLSNNDFTGTVPRELGNLTSLTGLALGGQHLEGEIPQELGALRYLTSLYLQENQLTGSIPPSIFNITTMEKIILTSNNLTGKLPTTICDHLPDLEVLAISNNYLDGVIPPNLEKCRKLDIVQK; encoded by the exons ATGCTTATGCTAACAAGTTGCAATCTTCTCTTTGCTCTAGCAGTTTTCCTACTGCTTCATCACCATACTTCACTGGCTAAGTTTCCCAGTATCAGCACTGATGAAGCAGCCCTTCTTGCCTTGAAATCTCACATTTCTGTTGATCCTAACAACATCTTAGCAACTAACTGGTCTTCTTCCAGCCCAGTATGCAGCTGGATTGGAATCACTTGCAACTCTCGCCACCATAGAATCGCAGCTTTGGACATTTCTAGCATGCAATTTCATGGTACTATTCCTCCACACCTTGGAAACCTTTCATTTCTCACTTCCCTCATCATCAGCAACAACAATTTCCATGGGGAGTTTCCAGAAGAATTGGCTCATTTGCAGAGGTTGAAAATGTTTCGTTGCTCAAAAAATAACTTCACTGGTGCTATTCCATCATTTTTAAGTTTGTTATCAAACCTTCGCTTTGTTTACCTATTCGGAAACCAGTTTTTCGGAGGAATCCCATCTTCCCGTTCCAATCTAACACAGCTGAAAGAGTTGAGTATGTCTGGAAATTATCTCGAAGGAGAGATCCCTCGAGAACTTGGCGATATTTGTTATATGACTATCCTAGATCTGCAAGATAACAAGCTTAGAGGCCCTATACCACCATCAATCTTTAACATTACAACAATGCAAACCATTGCTCTTTCCAAAAACAATCTTACTGGTAAGTTTCCAACAACTATATGTGATCATCTTCCAAACTTGGAAGGGCTTTACATCTCAGAAAACATCCTAGATGGCATTATTCCACCAAACCTAGAAAAATGCATAAAGCTTCAAATCTTGTCATTGTCTAATAATGACTTCACTGGAACTGTACCGAGAGAGTTAGGCAACTTAACATCTCTTACAGGATTAGCTCTTGGAGGACAGCACTTGGAAG GAGAGATCCCTCAAGAACTCGGTGCTCTTCGTTACCTGACTTCATTATACCTGCAAGAGAACCAGCTTACTGGCTCTATACCACCATCAATCTTTAACATTACGACAATGGAAAAGATTATTCTTACCAGCAACAATCTTACTGGTAAGCTTCCAACAACTATATGCGACCATCTTCCAGACTTGGAAGTGCTTGCCATCTCAAACAACTACCTAGATGGCGTTATTCCACCAAACTTAGAAAAATGCAGAAAGCTTGATATTGTCCAAAAATAA
- the LOC104232011 gene encoding receptor kinase-like protein Xa21: protein MSALQNLALEQNRLSGTLPSDLGHGMPSIEKINCAYNQMSGFIPASISNSSRLRGLDLGDNRFTGPIPESLGNLEYLEMLNLQWNDFSSDSAMSFLTSLTNCRKLRVLSFAENPLDGVFPASVGNFSAMQIFEGQGCKLKGVIPEEIGNLTGMTRMSPQNNELAGHIPKTVQDMLILQELYLYGNKIEGTIPNVICNLKSLGALDLSGNHFSGSVPPCLGNVTSLRNLYLAYNRLNSRLPTSLGSLKDLMEFNVSSNLLSGHIPLEIENLKAATLIDLSNNNFSGKISNTLGGLDKLIKLSLAHNILNGPIPDSFGKMLALEVLDLSFNNLSGEIPKSLEALINLKYLTSHSINSVERFPLEVLLQIPHVNLSCSMMLFVAILSFMCHHVSSNLLRGQRGKKQSRLCQAGLSLVKGHERISYYELEQATEGFSKSNLLGSGSFSMVYKGMLKDGTLFAAKVFNVQLEGAFKSFDTEREMLRNLRHRNLTKVITSCSYLDFRALVLEYMPDGTLEKWLYSYNLFLDMLQRIYIMIDVASAMDYLHSGYSTPVVHCDLKPSYVLLDQEMVGHVSDFGIAKLLGAGDAFVQTRTIATIGYITPEYGQDGIVSTSCDVYSFGILMMETFTRMRPSDEMFTGDLSIRQWVSDSFPSGIHKVVDANLVQPGDEKPNTKMQCMLSIVELALSCTVVIPDARINMEDALSALKKIKLQIQINSRAFELDLEYVLVALNDDLVLELELDLDLFFVLELELDFFFVLELELDFFFVLELELDFLNLNLKLETYGGICSRKRERYVLVQQDDPRMKKTILGCERMSTHPCPNIGEITLMARLSAWPT, encoded by the exons ATGTCAGCACTGCAGAACCTAGCACTTGAACAAAACAGGCTTTCAGGTACTCTACCATCAGATTTAGGCCATGGAATGCCCAGCATAGAAAAAATTAATTGTGCATATAATCAGATGAGTGGTTTTATCCCTGCTTCTATCTCAAATTCTTCAAGACTCAGAGGGCTTGATCTCGGAGACAATAGGTTCACAGGTCCAATTCCTGAGTCCCTCGGTAACTTAGAATACCTTGAGATGCTGAACTTGCAGTGGAACGATTTTTCCAGTGATTCAGCAATGAGCTTCCTGACATCTTTGACAAACTGTAGGAAATTAAGGGTCCTCAGTTTTGCTGAGAATCCGTTGGATGGTGTTTTTCCTGCATCAGTTGGAAATTTTTCTGCTATGCAAATTTTTGAAGGACAGGGTTGTAAACTGAAGGGCGTCATTCCTGAAGAAATTGGTAATCTTACTGGAATGACAAGGATGAGTCCGCAAAACAATGAGTTGGCTGGACATATTCCTAAAACTGTCCAAGACATGTTGATACTTCAAGAACTTTACCTATATGGAAACAAGATAGAAGGAACCATACCAAATGTTATCTGCAATTTAAAGAGTCTTGGTGCATTAGATTTGTCAGGAAATCATTTTTCTGGTTCAGTGCCACCATGCTTAGGGAACGTTACCAGTTTGAGGAATctttatttagcttacaacaggCTTAATTCAAGATTACCTACAAGCTTGGGGAGCCTTAAAGATTTGATGGAGTTCAATGTTTCATCCAATCTATTAAGTGGGCATATTCCTCTAGAGATTGAAAATTTAAAGGCTGCAACACTCATTGATCTATCAAACAATAATTTTTCTGGTAAGATTTCTAACACTTTAGGGGGTCTTGATAAATTGATTAAACTTTCTCTAGCACATAATATATTAAACGGGCCTATTCCTGATTCATTTGGCAAAATGTTGGCCTTGGAAGTCTTGGATTTGTCTTTTAACAATCTTAGTGGTGAGATTCCAAAGTCACTAGAAGCTCTTATAAATCTCAAATATCTGACATCTCATTCAATAAACTCAGTGGAGAGATTCCCACTGGAGGTCCTTTTGCAAATACCACATGTCAATCTTTCTTGTTCAATGATGCTCTTTGTGGCGATTCTAAGTTTCATGTGTCACCATGTGTCGTCAAATCTACTAAGAGGTCAAAGAGGAAAAAAGCAATCTCGGCTTT GTCAAGCAGGTCTGTCTCTGGTAAAAGGGCATGAAAGGATTTCCTATTATGAACTTGAACAAGCAACAGAAGGATTCAGTAAAAGCAACTTGCTTGGTAGTGGAAGTTTCAGCATGGTCTATAAAGGGATGCTTAAGGATGGTACTCTTTTTGCAGCAAAGGTATTCAATGTGCAATTAGAGGGTGCATTCAAAAGTTTTGACACCGAACGTGAGATGCTAAGGAACCTCCGCCATCGAAATCTTACTAAAGTCATCACTAGTTGCTCCTACCTTGATTTCAGAGCATTAGTATTGGAATACATGCCGGATGGGACACTTGAAAAATGGTTATACAGTTATAACTTATTCTTAGACATGTTGCAGAGAATATATATAATGATAGATGTTGCATCTGCAATGGACTATCTCCACAGTGGCTATTCAACACCAGTTGTGCATTGTGACTTGAAGCCAAGCTATGTCTTGCTAGATCAAGAAATGGTTGGCCATGTCAGCGATTTTGGCATTGCAAAATTGTTAGGTGCAGGAGACGCTTTTGTTCAAACTAGGACAATTGCAACCATTGGATACATTACTCCAG AGTATGGCCAAGATGGAATAGTATCCACGAGCTGCGATGTTTATAGTTTTGGCATCCTGATGATGGAGACGTTTACAAGAATGCGACCAAGTGATGAAATGTTTACTGGAGACTTGAGTATACGACAGTGGGTTAGTGATTCTTTTCCAAGTGGAATACATAAGGTGGTGGATGCTAATTTAGTGCAGCCAGGGGATGAAAAACCCAACACAAAGATGCAGTGTATGTTATCTATCGTGGAATTAGCTTTGAGCTGCACTGTAGTGATACCTGATGCAAGAATCAATATGGAAGATGCTCTTTCAGCACTCAAAAAGATCAAGCTCCAGATT caaataaattcaagggcctttgagcttgatcttgaatatgtactTGTTGCCttgaacgatgatcttgttcttgagcttgaacttgaccttgatttgttcttcgttcttgaacttgagCTTGATttcttcttcgttcttgagcttgaacttgatttcttcttcgttcttgagcttgaacttgatttcttgaacttgaacttgaagcttgaaacttacGGAGGAATTTgtagc AGAAAGCGAGAAAGATATGTTCTTGTTCAACAAGATGATCCACGCATGAAGAAGACAATCTTGGGGTGTGAGAGGATGAGTACTCATCCTTGTCcgaatatcggagagattactctcatggCTCGACTATCGGCgtggccaacttaa